A window of Mangifera indica cultivar Alphonso chromosome 13, CATAS_Mindica_2.1, whole genome shotgun sequence contains these coding sequences:
- the LOC123194274 gene encoding transcription factor IBH1-like 1 encodes MRSSSSLKREFLKKWILGLQVCNSSKNMSVFERKKAIKLSADVAMASARKGKTCWSRALIANASSNENGEELVKKILGSDYEKLKRNSTVSRRRTRCRKILKRSYNRIRKAMKRSTPSRAKRFDSSSVAKKMIKKRTQVLKSLVPGGESMDEALLIEETLDYIMSVRAQIDVMRSFANATETKNPREDQQW; translated from the coding sequence ATGCGTTCATCGAGCTCATTGAAGCGGGAGTTTCTGAAGAAATGGATATTGGGTCTCCAGGTATGTAATTCTTCGAAGAATATGAGCGTTTTCGAGAGAAAGAAGGCGATAAAGCTATCGGCGGACGTGGCGATGGCGTCTGCCAGAAAAGGTAAAACTTGTTGGAGCCGTGCTTTGATTGCTAACGCTTCAAGCAACGAAAATGGCGAAGAATTAGTCAAAAAAATTCTGGGTTCTGATTACGAGAAGCTAAAGAGGAATTCAACAGTGAGCAGGAGGAGGACGAGATGCAGGAAGATCTTGAAGAGGAGCTACAATAGAATTCGAAAAGCGATGAAAAGATCAACACCTTCTCGAGCAAAACGTTTCGACTCTTCATCAGTTGCgaagaaaatgattaaaaagagAACACAAGTGTTGAAAAGCTTAGTCCCGGGTGGAGAATCCATGGATGAAGCACTGTTGATTGAAGAAACCCTAGATTACATAATGTCGGTTCGAGCTCAAATAGATGTAATGAGGAGTTTTGCCAACGCCACTGAGACAAAAAACCCAAGAGAAGATCAACAATGGTGA